A genomic segment from Gracilinanus agilis isolate LMUSP501 chromosome 1, AgileGrace, whole genome shotgun sequence encodes:
- the PTX4 gene encoding pentraxin-4, translating into MHIKEFPISSSRHNHESFRRFQEVTLIRLQGIAENYNVSYNINTRFQNLTDEYHIMGLSVNESQAAMQMDLNHLKTWVKKFQRRSRKVDSKLLAFERSLSEKNKQSSQEKKEQKEQNTRLANLTGTITQDISALQASQIHMQTEIEKLQKMIHGQGARLKVVEEQLQAALQRAAFSPSSVTTVPLLLQPLKEKKQPSQQILHAKHKHRKKLEQDRLELGTQTETQKLFQNLRRSPLGEKRPKVQSGRQTLSRADESLKEPQQSQASQKTAEICNVGSMLVFPNASTENVVTFSPGFLTGLRELSLCTWVRTATGYLGTLVSYATEENDNKLVLHGRDSLVYGSIHFVIGDPAFRELPVEMLLDSRWHHMCVIWSSVHGKYWFYVDRRLVATGSRFREGYEIPPGGSLVLGQEQDAMGGGFDSSEAFVGSLAGLAVWDRVLSPGEVSSIATGKMLPAGTLLTLANASSLDGFVQKVICTCLEHCS; encoded by the exons ATGCACATTAAGGAGTTTCCAATCTCTAGCTCCAGGCATAACCACGAGTCA TTTCGGCGATTCCAAGAGGTGACCCTTATACGTCTCCAGGGGATTGCAGAAAACTACAATGTTTCTTATAACATCAACACCAGATTCCAGAACCTGACAGATGAGTATCACATCATGGGTTTGTCTGTCAATGAGTCTCAGGCAGCAATGCAAATGGATCTGAACCACTTGAAGACCTGGGTAaagaagtttcagagaagatCTAGGAAGGTGGACTCTAAGCTTCTGGCCTTTGAAAGATCTTTAAGTGAAAAGAATAAGCAGAGCTCCCAGGAGAAGAAGGAACAGAAGGAGCAGAACACACGTCTTGCCAACCTTACTGGAACCATCACACAGGATATTAGTGCCCTTCAGGCTAGTCAAATTCACATGCAGACAGAAATCGAGAAACTCCAGAAAATGATTCACGGCCAGGGGGCCAGACTGAAGGTGGTAGAAGAGCAGCTACAGGCAGCCTTGCAACGTGCAGCCTTCTCCCCAAGCTCAGTCACCACTGTTCCCCTCCTGCTTCAGCCTCTAAAGGAAAAGAAGCAGCCAAGCCAGCAGATACTTCATGCTAAGCACAAACACAGGAAAAAACTCGAGCAGGACAGGCTGGAGTTAGGAACCCAAACAGAAACCCAGAAATTGTTTCAGAATTTGAGAAGATCTCCCCTGGGAGAGAAGAGACCAAAAGTACAATCTGGCAGACAAACACTTTCCAGGGCAGATGAGAGTCTGAAGGAGCCACAGCAATCCCAGGCTTCCCAAAAGACAGCAGAAA TTTGCAATGTAGGATCCATGCTTGTTTTCCCCAACGCTTCTACCGAGAACGTGGTCACCTTCAGCCCTGGTTTCCTTACCGGGCTCCGGGAACTTTCTCTCTGTACCTGGGTCCGCACGGCCACCGGCTACTTGGGTACCCTTGTCTCCTATGCCACCGAGGAAAACGACAACAAGCTGGTGCTGCACGGCAGGGACTCTCTGGTCTACGGCTCTATCCACTTTGTGATAGGAGACCCTGCCTTCCGGGAGCTGCCGGTGGAAATGCTTCTAGACAGCAGGTGGCACCATATGTGTGTGATATGGTCTTCCGTCCACGGGAAATACTGGTTCTACGTGGATCGAAGGCTAGTGGCCACTGGCTCCAGGTTCAGGGAGGGCTACGAAATCCCTCCTGGAGGAAGTCTGGTGCTGGGACAGGAGCAGGATGCGATGGGGGGAGGATTCGACAGCTCGGAAGCCTTCGTGGGAAGCCTGGCAGGCCTGGCTGTATGGGACCGGGTGCTGTCGCCAGGGGAGGTCTCAAGCATTGCCACTGGAAAGATGCTCCCTGCCGGCACTCTTTTGACCCTAGCCAATGCCTCCTCTTTGGATGGATTTGTGCAGAAGGTCATTTGTACCTGCCTGGAACACTGCTCCTAA